A region from the Sebastes umbrosus isolate fSebUmb1 chromosome 18, fSebUmb1.pri, whole genome shotgun sequence genome encodes:
- the LOC119477440 gene encoding leucine-rich repeat-containing protein 15-like, whose amino-acid sequence MMAARSGEMQHLAWLMLVILGMVQAVEGCPDVCKCSRKTGPEKSEVNCHKRGLHAFPSKLPPDAWILKLGENGITDLKANALRSTPKIESINLERNAIKSIHPQALSGAKKLMLLNLYGNHITNLPPRGFQDLLNLRFLMLGNNQIGILKPQMFAGMRNLSDLDLPLNAITTLTSNAFKPLIALKVLDLSLNRIQKISPKAFTGLRQLMFLNLDNNRSSHKPL is encoded by the exons ATGATGGCAGCCCGTTCAG GGGAGATGCAGCACTTGGCATGGTTGATGCTGGTGATCTTAGGTATGGTGCAGGCTGTGGAGGGCTGTCCCGATGTCTGTAAATGCTCCAGGAAGACCGGTCCAGAAAAATCAGAGGTCAACTGTCATAAGAGGGGTCTCCATGCCTTTCCCTCCAAACTGCCCCCTGATGCCTGGATCCTCAAACTAG GTGAGAATGGTATCACGGACCTGAAGGCTAATGCTCTGAGATCGACTCCAAAGATTGAGAGTATCAACCTGGAACGAAACGCCATCAAGTCCATCCACCCCCAAGCCCTCTCTGGTGCAAAAAAACTGATGCTCCTCAATCTCTACGGCAACCACATCACCAACCTTCCACCGAGGGGATTCCAG GACCTCCTGAACCTTCGCTTTCTCATGCTGGGAAATAACCAGATTGGCATCCTCAAACCTCAGATGTTTGCTGGAATGAGGAACTTGTCAGACTTAGATCTTCCTCTCAACGCGATAACAACGCTCACCTCTAATGCCTTTAAGCCTCTGATCGCCCTCAAAGTTCTGGACCTTTCCCTGAATCGCATCCAGAAGATCTCTCCTAAGGCCTTCACTGGACTCAGACAGCTCATGTTCCTCAACTTGGACAATAACAGGTCATCACATAAGCCCCTTTAG
- the LOC119477601 gene encoding leucine-rich repeat-containing protein 15-like codes for MLVLDNNLLSTLSSSTLDGLGNLQELYLRNNELEHLPPDVFRNTAKLSQLALSGNRLKTADGNTFAHMHGLKKLYLHDNTWQCDCNIVSLAQYLGQTKAALSPRDALRCTSPPELRNKSLSSLQADKLLCRA; via the exons ATGCTGGTTCTAGACAACAACCTTCTGTCCACACTGAGCTCGTCAACTCTGGATGGCCTGGGCAACTTACAG GAACTCTACCTGAGGAACAATGAGCTGGAGCACCTGCCACCTGATGTGTTCAGGAACACGGCCAAGCTTTCTCAGCTGGCTCTCAGTGGAAACCGCCTGAAGACAGCGGATGGGAACACGTTCGCCCATATGCATG GTCTGAAGAAGCTCTACCTCCACGACAACACATGGCAGTGCGACTGTAACATCGTCTCCTTGGCGCAGTATTTGGGACAGACCAAGGCCGCACTGTCGCCTCGGGACGCCCTGAGGTGCACGAGTCCTCCGGAGCTCCGAAACAAGAGCCTCTCCAGCCTTCAAGCTGATAAACTGCTCTGCCGCGCCTAA